The Alphaproteobacteria bacterium genome includes a region encoding these proteins:
- the ruvA gene encoding Holliday junction branch migration protein RuvA, with protein MIGYLQGIILNLNNDHILLNVNGVGYKVYLPTRLLANIAENDKVSFFIHTAVKEDDISLFGFLSSEDKKVFLELNKVSGVGAKTALAILGLMTATEIIDAISFEDKAALTRVSGIGPKAALRIINDLKDRIGKINIGAINTVSSKLETKALASNHNNLLRDALSALENLGYQRASIINIVKDITKEESDLSSVITQTLKKLAK; from the coding sequence ATGATAGGCTATTTACAAGGCATAATATTAAATTTAAATAATGATCACATCCTACTTAATGTTAATGGAGTTGGTTATAAGGTATATTTGCCAACTAGATTATTAGCAAATATAGCGGAAAATGATAAAGTTTCTTTTTTTATTCACACGGCGGTCAAAGAGGATGATATTTCTTTATTTGGTTTTTTAAGCAGTGAGGATAAAAAAGTTTTTTTAGAGTTAAATAAGGTTAGTGGAGTTGGAGCCAAAACTGCATTAGCAATTTTAGGCTTAATGACAGCAACAGAAATAATTGATGCTATTAGTTTTGAGGATAAAGCTGCTTTGACTAGAGTCTCTGGCATTGGGCCAAAAGCAGCTCTTAGAATAATAAATGATTTAAAGGATAGGATTGGTAAAATAAATATTGGTGCAATAAATACAGTTTCTAGCAAGCTGGAGACAAAAGCGTTAGCTAGCAACCATAACAACTTGTTACGAGATGCGTTATCTGCGCTTGAAAATCTGGGTTATCAAAGAGCCAGTATTATAAATATTGTCAAAGATATTACAAAAGAAGAAAGTGACTTATCAAGTGTTATTACTCAAACATTAAAAAAATTAGCTAAGTAA
- the fumC gene encoding class II fumarate hydratase, translating into MTKMRTETDSLGEVKVDNSKYWGAQTERSLENFKIGIERMPSSLVTALGILKRAAAETNAELGVLEKDIANSIVSAANEVISGELIDHFPLVVWQTGSGTQSNMNVNEVISNRAIEMLGGVLGSKQPIHPNDHVNCGQSSNDTFPTAMHIAAAMEINNSLLPALEQLEESLVAKQKEFEHIIKIGRTHLQDATPLTLGQEFSGYVTQVKYGIARIKRVLPNIYQLAQGGTAVGTGLNAKVGFAENFAQKVAEITNLPFVTAENKFEALAAHDAIVEASGALNTIAVSLMKIANDIRLLGSGPRSGLGELSLPANEPGSSIMPGKVNPTQCEALTMVAAQVMGNNTTISIAGSNGHFELNVFKPVMIYNLLQSIKLIADGAVSFSERCVDGITANHDNIKALMEKSLMLVTALNPHIGYDNAAKIAKNAHEKGLSLKESALELKLLTAEEFDLWVLPKNMIGPKD; encoded by the coding sequence ATGACTAAAATGCGTACAGAAACAGATTCACTAGGTGAAGTAAAGGTAGATAATAGCAAATATTGGGGAGCACAAACTGAACGTTCTCTAGAAAATTTTAAAATTGGTATTGAAAGAATGCCAAGTTCATTGGTAACGGCTTTAGGGATTTTAAAAAGAGCGGCAGCAGAAACTAATGCTGAGCTTGGAGTGTTAGAAAAAGACATTGCTAACTCGATAGTGAGTGCTGCTAACGAGGTTATATCTGGAGAGTTGATTGATCATTTTCCTCTAGTAGTATGGCAAACAGGATCGGGTACCCAAAGTAATATGAATGTTAATGAGGTAATCTCAAATAGAGCAATAGAAATGTTAGGAGGGGTATTAGGCTCTAAGCAACCTATACATCCAAATGACCATGTTAATTGTGGGCAATCATCAAATGACACTTTTCCAACCGCTATGCATATTGCAGCAGCTATGGAAATTAACAACTCACTATTGCCGGCATTAGAGCAGCTAGAAGAGTCATTAGTTGCTAAGCAAAAAGAATTTGAGCATATTATTAAAATAGGTAGAACACATTTACAAGATGCTACACCTCTTACTTTAGGACAAGAATTCTCTGGTTATGTAACGCAAGTAAAATATGGTATTGCAAGAATTAAAAGAGTGTTACCAAATATTTATCAGTTAGCTCAAGGTGGTACAGCGGTAGGTACTGGTTTAAATGCAAAAGTTGGCTTCGCTGAAAATTTTGCGCAAAAAGTGGCGGAAATAACAAATTTACCTTTTGTTACCGCTGAAAATAAATTTGAAGCGTTGGCAGCGCATGACGCAATAGTTGAAGCTAGCGGTGCTTTAAATACTATAGCAGTTAGTTTAATGAAAATAGCTAATGACATAAGATTGTTAGGTTCTGGTCCTAGATCTGGTTTAGGAGAATTGTCATTGCCGGCTAATGAACCGGGTTCATCAATTATGCCTGGCAAAGTTAACCCTACGCAATGTGAAGCTTTAACAATGGTTGCAGCGCAAGTAATGGGCAATAATACAACTATTTCGATCGCTGGCTCTAATGGCCACTTTGAACTTAATGTTTTTAAACCTGTGATGATATATAATTTATTGCAATCAATTAAATTAATAGCAGATGGCGCGGTAAGTTTTAGTGAAAGATGTGTAGATGGCATAACAGCAAATCATGACAATATTAAGGCTTTGATGGAAAAATCTTTAATGCTTGTTACTGCTTTAAATCCGCATATAGGTTATGACAATGCGGCTAAAATAGCAAAAAACGCGCATGAGAAGGGTTTATCATTAAAAGAGTCAGCATTAGAATTGAAATTACTTACTGCGGAAGAGTTCGACTTATGGGTTTTGCCAAAAAATATGATAGGTCCTAAAGATTAA
- the ruvC gene encoding crossover junction endodeoxyribonuclease RuvC, whose product MIILGIDPALNRTGWGVVEVNNGNVLSYISSGIIDVSLNKDLGQKIKILAAEIKKIIIKYKPSEIALEETFVNKNPATSLKLGHARGAIMVSCLEYNDNLFEYSATLVKKSVSGMGKADKDQVARMVKMLLPKASFNYHDESDALAVAITHSQISKIKRLTNS is encoded by the coding sequence ATGATAATATTAGGTATAGATCCAGCATTAAATAGGACTGGCTGGGGGGTAGTAGAAGTAAATAATGGTAATGTTTTGAGTTACATATCCTCTGGCATTATAGATGTTTCGCTAAATAAAGATCTAGGGCAGAAAATAAAAATCTTAGCAGCAGAGATAAAAAAAATTATTATTAAGTACAAACCCAGTGAAATTGCACTAGAGGAAACTTTTGTTAATAAAAATCCTGCAACATCGTTAAAGCTTGGTCATGCAAGAGGAGCGATTATGGTTAGCTGTTTAGAGTATAATGATAATTTGTTTGAATATAGCGCTACTTTAGTTAAAAAGTCAGTATCAGGTATGGGCAAGGCTGATAAAGATCAAGTTGCTAGAATGGTTAAGATGTTATTGCCTAAGGCGAGTTTTAATTACCATGATGAAAGTGATGCTTTAGCAGTTGCTATTACGCATTCGCAAATTAGTAAAATTAAGCGACTAACTAATTCATAA
- a CDS encoding YebC/PmpR family DNA-binding transcriptional regulator codes for MAGHSKFANIKHRKAAQDSKRAKVFTRLIREITVAAKSGDDVDSNPRLRAAIIAAKAANMPKDRIENAVKKGSGGDIDDSYEELRYEGYGPAGTALIVEALTDNRNRTASAVRTIFNKNGGNLGETGSVSFMFERKGILRFPKDNINEDEIFELAVEAGADSVDNLEEFFEISTETENFALVRDVILKRYDNPEFMGLAWLAQNNLELDQEKLEQLHKLIDALDDDDDVQDVYVNV; via the coding sequence TAAAGTTTTTACTCGTTTAATTAGGGAGATAACAGTTGCGGCAAAATCTGGGGATGATGTGGATAGCAATCCAAGATTAAGGGCCGCTATAATAGCAGCGAAAGCTGCTAACATGCCCAAAGACAGAATAGAAAATGCAGTAAAAAAAGGAAGTGGTGGTGATATAGATGATAGCTATGAAGAGTTAAGATATGAAGGTTATGGCCCAGCAGGAACTGCTTTAATAGTAGAAGCGCTAACAGATAATAGGAACAGGACGGCGTCAGCAGTAAGAACAATATTCAATAAAAATGGGGGTAATTTAGGTGAAACGGGAAGTGTTTCTTTTATGTTTGAGCGTAAAGGAATATTGCGTTTTCCTAAAGATAATATAAATGAAGATGAAATTTTTGAATTAGCAGTAGAAGCTGGTGCTGATTCTGTTGATAATCTAGAAGAATTTTTTGAGATTAGCACTGAGACTGAAAATTTCGCTTTAGTTAGAGATGTGATATTAAAAAGATATGATAATCCAGAATTTATGGGTCTTGCATGGCTTGCGCAAAATAATCTTGAATTAGACCAAGAAAAGCTGGAGCAATTACACAAGCTAATTGACGCATTGGATGATGATGATGATGTGCAAGATGTATATGTTAATGTATAG